The following coding sequences lie in one Vicia villosa cultivar HV-30 ecotype Madison, WI unplaced genomic scaffold, Vvil1.0 ctg.000368F_1_1, whole genome shotgun sequence genomic window:
- the LOC131627579 gene encoding heavy metal-associated isoprenylated plant protein 39-like — MMKVVLKLEINEDRIKQKAMKAVSGLSGVESVSVDMKDKKLTLIGDIDPVKVVAKLRKFCHAEILSVGPAKEEKKEEPKKKEDVKKDATKETVINPLMFYGTQAYYNHQMKPQYNPYYGAVSVEEDPNSCVII; from the exons ATGATG AAAGTTGTATTAAAGTTGGAGATAAATGAAGACAGAATCAAGCAAAAAGCAATGAAGGCAGTCTCTGGCCTTTCAGGGGTTGAGTCAGTTTCAGTGGacatgaaagacaagaaattaacCTTAATAGGAGATATTGATCCAGTAAAAGTAGTGGCTAAGCTAAGAAAGTTTTGTCATGCTGAAATTCTTTCTGTTGGACCAgctaaagaagaaaagaaagaagaacctAAAAAGAAGGAAGATGTAAAGAAGGATGCAACAAAAGAAACTGTGATTAATCCTTTGATGTTCTATGGAACACAAGCCTATTATAATCATCAAATGAAACCACAATACAACCCTTATTACGGTGCTGTTAGTGTTGAAGAGGATCCTAACAGCTGTgttatcatttaa
- the LOC131627578 gene encoding heavy metal-associated isoprenylated plant protein 39-like gives MMKVVLKLEINEDRIKQKAMKAVSGLSGVESVSVDMKDKKLTLIGDIDPVKVVGKLRKFCHAEIISVGPAKEEKKDEPKKKEDAKKDSTKENIVINPFMFYGTHDYYNHQMKPQYNPYYGAASVEEDPNSCVII, from the exons ATGATG AAAGTTGTGTTAAAGTTGGAAATAAATGAAGACAGAATCAAGCAAAAAGCTATGAAGGCAGTCTCTGGCCTTTCAGGGGTTGAGTCAGTTTCAGTGGacatgaaagacaagaaattaacCTTAATTGGAGATATTGATCCAGTAAAAGTAGTTGGTAAGCTAAGGAAGTTTTGTCATGCTGAAATCATTTCTGTTGGACCTgctaaagaagaaaagaaagatgaacctaaaaagaaagaagatgctAAGAAGGAttcaacaaaagaaaatattgtgATTAATCCTTTCATGTTCTATGGAACACATGACTATTATAATCATCAAATGAAGCCACAATACAATCCTTATTACGGTGCTGCTAGCGTTGAAGAGGACCCTAATAGCTGTgttatcatttaa